TCTTCCACGTTCGATCTAATTTTGCTCGGCGTCAAAGCCTACACGCTCGAAGACGCGATGAATGACTTCGCGCCCGCGGTCGGGCCGCAGACGGCGATCGTACCCACGCTCAACGGCATGCGGCACATCGACCTGCTGACCGCGCGGTTCGGGAAGAGCGCCGTGCTCGGCGGCGTTTGCATCGTGTCCAGCACGCTCGATGAGTCGGGACGGATCGTGCAGCTCACCGACATGCAGTCGCTCACCTATGGCGAGCTTTCCGGCGAGCTCACGACGCGGATCCGTCAAGTCGACGCAACGCTGCAGGGCGCCGGTTTCGCCGCGTCCGCTTCGCAGCACATCGTGCGCGATATGTGGGAGAAGTGGGTCATCATCGCCACGCTCGGCGCGAGTACATGCCTCATGCGCGGATCGATCGGCGCGATCGTCGCAGCCGGCGGCGCGCCGGTGATCGAGGCGACCTTGGAGGAATGCGCCTCGGTTGCACGCGCCGCAG
The sequence above is a segment of the Candidatus Baltobacteraceae bacterium genome. Coding sequences within it:
- the panE gene encoding 2-dehydropantoate 2-reductase, with translation MRILVVGAGATGGFFGGLLARAGRDVTFLVRPARAQALREHGLQIKSPRGDFTLAPQIAQTGTLSSTFDLILLGVKAYTLEDAMNDFAPAVGPQTAIVPTLNGMRHIDLLTARFGKSAVLGGVCIVSSTLDESGRIVQLTDMQSLTYGELSGELTTRIRQVDATLQGAGFAASASQHIVRDMWEKWVIIATLGASTCLMRGSIGAIVAAGGAPVIEATLEECASVARAAGYPPTDAFVADMRARFTAAGSPLTASMYRDLQAGAKVEADQILGDLVGRAREFGLSTPLLAASYVQLNVYQRGLTQTA